A region of uncultured Anaeromusa sp. DNA encodes the following proteins:
- a CDS encoding LysR family transcriptional regulator: MQSKYLETFLAVAQTLNFGQAARALNYSQSTVSEHVRLVEKELGVQLFERLGRKIFLTSQGERLVKLGAKMLQAEDEVRQAFCNKGMLEGMIRLGASESLCAFWLPPLLKEYRALYPQVQLYLKVGHCSDFGQWLQQNLVDVAFGFQDEAGQPQLRQETLFQGKTVLVAEPQHPLAKLQTVETQQLAGQTFIFSEGHSGYPAEMKELLAQAKAPVAMCWEFESLEAIKQCVKNGLGLSLLPEIVVAEELERGTLVRLPWDSSRISVVAQMVLHREKWLSPPLAALEKLVKGSLQSLA, translated from the coding sequence ATGCAGAGTAAGTATTTGGAAACCTTCTTAGCAGTGGCGCAAACTTTGAATTTTGGGCAGGCGGCGCGGGCGTTAAACTATTCTCAGTCTACTGTTTCCGAGCATGTCCGTCTGGTGGAAAAAGAGTTGGGCGTACAGCTATTTGAGCGTTTGGGACGGAAAATATTTTTGACGTCTCAAGGAGAACGGCTGGTGAAACTGGGGGCCAAAATGCTGCAGGCAGAAGACGAAGTACGTCAAGCTTTTTGTAACAAGGGAATGCTAGAAGGAATGATTCGCCTTGGCGCATCGGAGTCTTTATGCGCTTTTTGGCTGCCGCCGTTATTAAAGGAATATAGGGCGCTGTATCCGCAGGTGCAGTTATATTTGAAAGTAGGACATTGCAGCGATTTTGGACAATGGTTGCAGCAAAATCTGGTCGATGTGGCTTTTGGCTTTCAAGATGAAGCCGGTCAGCCGCAGTTGAGACAAGAAACCTTGTTTCAAGGGAAAACGGTGTTAGTAGCGGAGCCGCAGCATCCTTTGGCGAAGTTGCAAACAGTGGAGACGCAGCAATTGGCAGGGCAAACCTTTATTTTTTCCGAAGGGCACAGCGGCTATCCGGCGGAGATGAAAGAACTGTTGGCGCAAGCCAAGGCGCCTGTAGCGATGTGCTGGGAATTTGAAAGCTTGGAAGCCATTAAACAGTGTGTAAAGAATGGCTTGGGACTGTCGCTGCTGCCGGAAATTGTCGTGGCGGAGGAACTGGAGCGAGGAACGTTGGTGCGGCTGCCCTGGGATAGCAGCCGCATTTCGGTAGTGGCACAAATGGTGTTGCATCGAGAAAAATGGCTGTCGCCTCCTTTGGCGGCTTTAGAAAAACTGGTAAAAGGCTCTTTGCAATCTTTAGCGTAA